One Elgaria multicarinata webbii isolate HBS135686 ecotype San Diego chromosome 7, rElgMul1.1.pri, whole genome shotgun sequence DNA window includes the following coding sequences:
- the LOC134401297 gene encoding protocadherin gamma-A6-like isoform X19: protein MERPRSSRSCKQGILQYLIMAFAWKAVSGQIHYSIPEEMHKGSFVGNIAKDLGMDGKQFSDHGLRIVPNTGMIQYFALNFNNGHLQTSQRIDREEICGTGEKCMLKFQVFIESKLKLYGIGVEITDTNDNAPQFLSKDWKMKILETSTPGECFLLPKAQDPDLGINSVQSYQLTGSNYFSLVLQVENDVRHAELVLEKPLDREEQSVHDLILTATDGGDPVRSGTVQIQVIVLDANDNAPVFSQLIYQVSVKENIPIWSTIATIRATDLDDGIYGEVKYSFEEITTKNSQMFLLNSTTGEIILLGSLDFEASSLYEIELQAMDGGGLSDRSKVVISVTDLNDNAPALAMTFVINSVPENSPTGTVIAILNVQDRDSGVNGEVTCSIPPNLPFQLKKTIDDFYTIVTDRALDREQVAAYSIPVTATDDGTPVLLTTEIISLQVLDTNDNPPFFVESTYSFYLLENNSRGSLIFSLKANDADWEENARILYSIIEDQTSNSLLSSYLSINSETGVVYALSSFDYEDFREIQFQVKAQDGGSPPLSSNVSVTLFILDQNDNAPEILYPSPPTDGSTGIELAPRSSEPGYLVTKVVAVDADAGQNAWLSYQLTKATEPGLFTVGLHTGEIRTARFFLEKDTLKQTLVVLVKDNGQPPLSASVTVTIVLADNIPDILSDLSSISAPVDPQSDLTFYMVLAVAFVSCLFFTFLLGLLAIRLHKWRTSQLLDNGSVNFSGVPVSQFVGIDGVRAFLQSYCHEVSLTTGSRKSQFNTSKANYSGKLRNQQTCKAKDHILSDEDLNLSNGDLIIVQVTL, encoded by the exons ATGGAAAGACCTCGGAGCTCACGGAGCTGCAAACAGGGAATCCTCCAGTACCTTATCATGGCGTTTGCTTGGAAGGCAGTTTCTGGGCAGATCCACTATTCCATTCCTGAAGAGATGCATAAAGGCTCTTTTGTGGGGAATATTGCAAAGGACCTGGGAATGGATGGCAAGCAGTTTTCAGACCACGGACTCCGCATTGTTCCCAATACAGGTATGATTCAGTATTTTGCTTTGAATTTCAACAATGGCCATTTGCAAACTTCTCAGAGAATTGACAGAGAGGAAATCTGTGGAACAGGAGAGAAGTGCATGTTAAAGTTCCAGGTTTTTATTGAAAGTAAATTAAAGCTTTATGGAATTGGAGTGGAAATCACAGATACAAATGATAATGCTCCCCAATTTCTATCAAAGGATTGGAAAATGAAAATCCTTGAGACATCTACACCCGGAGAGTGTTTTCTTCTTCCCAAGGCTCAGGATCCAGATCTGGGGATAAATTCTGTACAGAGCTACCAACTCACAGGCAGTAACTATTTTTCTCTGGTGCTCCAAGTAGAAAATGATGTTAGACATGCTGAGCTGGTACTGGAAAAACCTCTGGACAGGGAAGAACAATCAGTTCATGATCTAATCCTGACAGCTACTGATGGAGGAGATCCCGTCCGATCGGGTACTGTGCAAATCCAAGTCATTGTTCTAGATGCAAATGACAATGCACCAGTTTTCAGCCAACTTATCTATCAAGTGAGTGTCAAAGAGAATATTCCCATATGGTCCACAATAGCGACAATAAGAGCCACTGATCTGGATGATGGAATCTATGGAGAAGTAAAATACTCTTTTGAGGAAATCACAACAAAGAATTCCCAAATGTTTCTCCTTAATTCCACAACAGGAGAAATTATCCTTTTGGGCAGCCTGGACTTTGAAGCATCATCTTTATATGAAATTGAGTTGCAAGCCATGGATGGGGGAGGACTGAGTGACAGATCGAAAGTTGTGATCTCTGTTACAGACTTGAATGACAATGCACCTGCATTAGCTATGACTTTTGTAATCAATTCTGTCCCTGAGAACTCACCAACTGGAACTGTCATTGCCATTTTAAATGTACAAGACAGAGATTCAGGTGTGAACGGGGAGGTCACGTGCTCAATTCCCCCAAACCTCCCATTTCAACTGAAGAAAACAATTGACGATTTTTACACTATAGTGACAGACAGAGCCCTTGACAGGGAACAGGTGGCAGCGTACAGTATCCCTGTTACAGCAACAGATGATGGGACGCCAGTGCTACTTACAACTGAGATTATTTCACTCCAGGTGTTAGACACAAATGATAACCCTCCATTCTTTGTAGAATCAACCTACAGCTTTTATCTCTTAGAAAATAACTCAAGAGGATCCCTGATCTTCTCCTTAAAAGCCAATGATGCAGACTGGGAGGAGAATGCCAGAATATTGTATTCCATCATCGAAGACCAGACGAGTAACTCCCTTCTCTCCTCCTACCTGTCCATTAACTCTGAGACTGGGGTTGTCTATGCCTTGAGCTCCTTTGATTATGAAGACTTTCGAGAGATCCAGTTCCAGGTCAAGGCCCAGGATGGAGGCTCCCCACCTCTCAGCTCCAATGTCTCAGTGACTCTCTTCATCCTGGACCAGAACGACAATGCTCCTGAAATcttgtacccctcccctcccactgatGGCTCCACTGGGATAGAGCTGGCCCCTCGCTCCTCCGAGCCAGGTTACCTGGTCACtaaggtggtggcagtggatgCGGATGCTGGCCAGAATGCCTGGCTCTCCTACCAGCTGACCAAGGCCACTGAGCCAGGGCTCTTCACCGTGGGACTCCACACTGGAGAGATCAGGACAGCCCGGTTCTTTCTGGAGAAAGACACCCTTAAGCAAACTCTTGTGGTGTTAGTGAAGGACAATGGACAGCCACCTCTTTCTGCCTCAGTCACTGTCACCATAGTGCTGGCTGACAATATCCCAGATATCCTCTCAGATCTTAGCAGCATCTCAGCTCCTGTAGATCCACAGTCTGACCTCACCTTCTACATGGTGCTTGCAGTGGCTTTTGTCTCCTGCTTGTTCTTCACCTTCCTCCTTGGGTTACTGGCCATCAGATTACACAAGTGGAGAACTTCACAGCTACTTGACAATGGAAGTGTGAATTTCAGTGGTGTCCCTGTCTCACAATTTGTGGGTATTGATGGAGTCCGAGCATTTCTTCAGTCTTATTGCCATGAGGTTTCTCTGACCACAGGCTCTAGGAAGAGCCAGTTTAATACTTCCAAAGCAAATTATTCAGGTAAACTGAGGAATCAACAAACCTGTAAGGCAAAGGATCATATCCTATCTGATGAAGATTTAAATTTGAGCAATGGGGATCTAATCATAGTCCAGGTGA CTCTGTGA
- the LOC134401009 gene encoding protocadherin gamma-A8-like: MEDTQRPRSCKQGILQCLIVMFAWKAVSGQIHYSIPEEVHKGSFVGNIAKDLRMDGKQLSDHGLRIVPNVGMIQYFALNVNNGHLQTSERIDREKICGEVEKCILTFQVLLESKLKLYGVEVEITDLNDNAPHFPVGEQELEISEGSLPGFLVSLPEAQDPDLGINSIQSYQLTGSGHFSLDVQIGPNGIRNTELVLEKPLDREEQSAYDLILTATDGGDPVRSGTAQIKVKVLDANDNAPVFTQPVYEVSVKENIPKGSTIVTISATDLDEGINGEVKYTLKNPTALDFPMFLLNSTTGEITLTGNLDYEESSFYEFEVQAKDGGRLSARTKVIIFIADLNDNAPELAITFANNAILENSPPGTVIAILNVRDRDSGVNGEVTCTVPNNLPFQLKKSIDNFYSLVTHDALDREEVSAFNITVTVSDHGMPPLSTATVIALHILDTNDNPPLFEERDYTFYSAENNPRGSLIFSLKANDADWEENARILYSIIEDRTSNSLLSSYLSINSETGVVYALSSFDYEDFREIQFQVKAEDGGSPPLSSNVSVTLFILDQNDNAPEILYPSPPTDGSTGIELAPRSSEPGYLVTKVVAVDADAGQNAWLSYQLTKATEPGLFTVGLHTGEIRTARFFLEKDTLKQTLVVLVKDNGQPPLSASVTVTIVLADNIPDILSDLSSISAPVDPQSDLTFYLVLAVAFVSCLFFTFLLALLAVRLHRWRTSQLFDSGSLKFSSVPVSQFVGIDGVRAFLHSYCHEVSLTADSRKSQFNISKANYSNALSKPQSCEVSDSMLSSEDLNLKNGDPILIQVSQ; encoded by the coding sequence ATGGAAGACACTCAGAGGCCACGGAGCTGCAAACAGGGAATCCTCCAATGCCTCATCGTGATGTTTGCTTGGAAAGCAGTTTCTGGGCAGATCCACTATTCCATTCCTGAAGAGGTGCATAAAGGCTCTTTTGTGGGGAATATTGCAAAGGATCTGAGAATGGATGGCAAGCAGCTTTCAGACCACGGACTTCGCATTGTTCCCAATGTAGGTATGATTCAGTATTTTGCTTTGAATGTCAACAATGGCCACTTGCAAACCTCTGAGAGAATTGACAGAGAGAAAATCTGTGGAGAGGTAGAGAAATGCATTTTAACGTTCCAGGTTCTTCTTGAAAGTAAATTAAAGCTTTATGGAGTTGAAGTAGAAATCACAGACTTAAATGATAATGCTCCCCACTTCCCTGTAGGAGAACAGGAGCTGGAGATCAGCGAGGGATCTTTACCCGGATTTCTGGTCTCTCTTCCTGAAGCGCAAGATCCAGACCTGGGGATAAATTCTATACAGAGTTACCAACTCACAGGCAGTGGCCATTTTTCTCTGGATGTGCAGATAGGACCAAATGGTATCAGAAATACTGAGCTTGTATTGGAAAAACCTCTGGACAGAGAGGAGCAGTCAGCTTATGATCTAATTCTCACAGCTACTGATGGAGGCGATCCTGTCCGATCTGGCACTGCGCAAATCAAAGTCAAAGTTCTGGATGCAAATGACAATGCACCAGTTTTTACCCAACCTGTCTATGAAGTGAGTGTCAAAGAGAATATTCCTAAAGGATCCACCATAGTTACCATAAGTGCCACTGATCTAGACGAGGGAATCAATGGAGAGGTGAAATACACCCTCAAAAATCCGACAGCACTTGATTTCCCAATGTTTCTCCTTAATTCCACAACGGGTGAGATTACTCTCACAGGCAACCTTGATTATGAGGAATCCTCTTTCTATGAATTTGAAGTACAAGCCAAAGATGGGGGAAGGCTGAGTGCCAGAACCAAAGTTATAATCTTCATTGCAGATCTGAATGACAATGCACCTGAATTAGCAATTACCTTTGCCAACAATGCCATTCTTGAAAATTCACCACCCGGAACAGTCATTGCCATTTTAAACGTACGAGACAGAGATTCCGGCGTCAACGGGGAGGTCACATGCACAGTCCCCAACAACCTCCCTTTCCAGCTGAAGAAGTCAATTGATAACTTTTACAGTTTGGTGACACATGATGCCCTTGACAGAGAAGAGGTGTCAGCCTTCAATATTACTGTCACTGTTAGTGACCATGGAATGCCTCCTCTTTCTACGGCCACAGTAATTGCACTACACATTTTAGACACAAATGACAACCCACCGCTTTTTGAAGAACGAGATTATACTTTCTACTCGGCTGAGAATAACCCAAGAGGATCCCTGATCTTCTCCTTAAAAGCCAATGATGCAGACTGGGAGGAGAATGCCAGAATATTGTATTCCATCATCGAAGACCGGACGAGTAACTCCCTTCTCTCCTCCTACCTGTCCATTAACTCTGAGACTGGGGTTGTCTATGCCTTGAGCTCCTTTGATTATGAAGACTTTCGAGAGATCCAGTTCCAGGTCAAGGCTGAGGATGGAGGCTCCCCACCTCTCAGCTCCAATGTCTCAGTGACTCTCTTCATCCTGGACCAGAACGACAATGCTCCTGAAATcttgtacccctcccctcccactgatGGCTCCACTGGGATAGAGCTGGCCCCTCGCTCCTCCGAGCCAGGTTACCTGGTCACtaaggtggtggcagtggatgCGGATGCTGGTCAGAATGCCTGGCTCTCCTACCAGCTGACCAAGGCCACTGAGCCAGGGCTCTTCACCGTGGGACTCCACACTGGAGAGATCAGGACAGCTCGTTTTTTTCTGGAGAAAGACACCCTTAAGCAAACGCTTGTGGTGTTAGTGAAGGACAATGGACAGCCACCCCTTTCTGCCTCAGTCACTGTCACCATAGTGCTGGCTGACAACATCCCAGATATCCTCTCAGATCTTAGCAGCATCTCAGCTCCTGTAGATCCCCAGTCTGACCTCACCTTCTACCTGGTGCTTGCAGTGGCCTTTGTCTCCTGCCTGTTCTTCACCTTCCTCCTTGCGTTATTGGCAGTCAGACTTCACAGGTGGAGAACTTCACAGCTGTTTGATTCAGGGAGTTTGAAATTCAGTAGTGTCCCTGTCTCACAGTTTGTGGGTATTGATGGAGTCCGAGCCTTTCTTCACTCTTACTGCCATGAGGTTTCTCTGACCGCAGACTCTAGGAAGAGCCAGTTTAATATTTCTAAGGCAAATTATTCCAATGCGCTGAGCAAACCTCAGAGTTGTGAGGTATCTGATTCTATGCTATCCAGTGAAGATTTAAATTTGAAAAACGGTGACCCGATCTTAATCCAGGTGAGCCAATGA
- the LOC134401219 gene encoding LOW QUALITY PROTEIN: protocadherin gamma-B7-like (The sequence of the model RefSeq protein was modified relative to this genomic sequence to represent the inferred CDS: inserted 2 bases in 1 codon), which yields MTTMEGGLTRRTREAIRRQVLFLFLFWSPFCWVVSEQVHYSVPEETEKDSFVGNLAKDLGLDVRELSKRKLGISSGKQYFALNEQNGNLYVKDRIDREEICGKSSTCVIKLEVVAQDPLNIFHVNVFIQDINDNAPHFQEKVIKLQVSESHLPGARFSLGNAEDEDIGINSLQHYRLSPTPYFKLEIQESKDGGKYAELILQKQLDRETEHVHHMVLIAIDGGESTKTGTAKILVTVLDNNDNTPIFSQSTYKVSLKENAPRGTSVLQVKASDSDEGSNAEITYTISKIQDTAQKKFHLDPRDGTMTLMESIDFEDRRNYVMIIQASDGGGLVAHCNVEIEVLDENDNAPDVILTSVSSPVPEGAAPGGVIALIKVHDTDSGENGEVTCHLGELVPFQIVSSSDNYFKLLIEGPLDRERTPEYNITITATDKGTPPLSTHKTISIQISDINDNPPTFETSSYTAYFPENNPSGASIFHVKASDPDLERNAQITYSILKSNIEDLPLSSYISINSETGSLYAQRSFDYEQFREFQIQVKAQDGGSPPLSSSATVRVXVCWTGMITLPRSCTHPKQRRVHLSLRWCLGQLSQVIS from the exons ATGACAACGATGGAAGGAGGGCTCACACGGAGAACAAGAGAAGCCATCAGAAGGCAAGTGCTGTTTCTGTTCCTATTCTGGTCTCCATTCTGCTGGGTGGTATCTGAGCAGGTCCACTATTCAGTTCCAGAGGAAACAGAGAAGGACTCCTTTGTGGGGAACCTTGCTAAGGATTTGGGACTGGATGTCAGAGAGCTGTCAAAACGCAAGCTTGGTATCTCTTCAGGAAAGCAATACTTTGCTTTGAATGAACAAAATGGCAACCTGTATGTGAAGGACAGGATAGACCGGGAAGAGATTTGTGGAAAATCATCTACGTGTGTCATAAAATTAGAAGTTGTAGCTCAAGATCCTTTGAATATTTTCCATGTAAATGTTTTTATCCAAGACATTAATGATAATGCCCCACATTTCCAAGAAAAGGTGATCAAACTTCAAGTGAGTGAGTCTCATCTGCCAGGAGCTCGGTTTTCTCTTGGAAATGCTGAAGATGAGGACATTGGAATCAACTCCCTCCagcattatcgtttgagcccaacTCCATATTTTAAGCTAGAAATTCAAGAGAGCAAAGATGGTGGCAAATATGCAGAATTAATATTGCAGAAACAACTGGATCGGGAAACAGAACACGTACACCACATGGTCCTTATAGCTATAGATGGGGGGGAATCTACAAAAACTGGGACAGCTAAAATATTGGTAACAGTTcttgataataatgataatacacCCATCTTCTCCCAGTCAACCTACAAGGTAAGCTTGAAAGAGAATGCACCCAGAGGAACATCTGTGCTTCAAGTTAAAGCTTCTGACAGCGATGAAGGGTCAAATGCTGAAATCACATATACTATCAGCAAAATCCAAGATACCGCCCAGAAGAAATTTCATCTGGACCCCAGAGATGGAACAATGACACTTATGGAAAGTATCGATTTTGAGGACAGAAGAAACTATGTGATGATAATACAGGCAAGTGATGGAGGTGGATTGGTGGCACATTGCAATGTGGAGATTGAGGTTCTTGATGAGAACGACAATGCTCCAGATGTGATCCTTACCTCTGTGTCCAGTCCAGTCCCAGAAGGTGCTGCTCCTGGAGGTGTGATTGCTCTCATCAAAGTTCATGATACAGATTCTGGAGAGAATGGGGAAGTCACTTGTCATCTGGGAGAACTGGTACCATTCCAGATAGTCTCATCTTCAGATAACTACTTCAAGCTGCTCATAGAAGGTCCGCTTGACAGAGAAAGGACCCCGGAGTATAATATTACAATCACAGCCACAGACAAAGGCACACCtcctctctccacacacaaaACCATCTCAATACAGATCTCAGATATCAATGATAATCCTCCCACCTTTGAAACATCTTCCTATACCGCCTACTTTCCAGAGAACAACCCATCTGGAGCTTCCATTTTCCACGTCAAGGCCTCTGACCCAGATCTGGAACGCAATGCCCAAATCACTTACTCCATTCTCAAGAGCAACATTGAGGATCTGCCTCTGTCCTCCTATATCTCCATTAACTCTGAGACTGGAAGCCTCTATGCTCAGCGCTCCTTCGACTATGAGCAATTCAGGGAGTTTCAGATCCAAGTGAAGGCCCAAGATggaggctccccacccctcagtAGCAGCGCCAcggtgagagt tgtgtgttggaCAGGAATGATAACACTCCCCAGATCCTGTACCCATCCCAAGCAGCGGAGGGTTCATCTTTCTTTGAGATGGTGCCTCGGTCAGCTGAGCCAGGTTATCTCGTGA